A single region of the Microlunatus panaciterrae genome encodes:
- the dut gene encoding dUTP diphosphatase: MSVQILIQQLDPELPLPSYAHPGDAGADLCSTETFELTPGARRLVGTGVAIALPEGYAAFVHPRSGLAARNGISIVNAPGTVDAGYRGEIKVCLLNTDLEQPVTITRGDRIAQLVIQPVNRAEFEPVAQLPRSIRGAGGYGSTGGIVVNNQPAVSQEHEA, encoded by the coding sequence ATGTCGGTTCAGATCCTGATTCAGCAGCTCGACCCGGAGCTGCCGCTGCCGAGCTATGCCCATCCCGGTGACGCGGGCGCTGACCTGTGTTCGACTGAGACCTTCGAGCTGACTCCGGGGGCGCGGCGGCTGGTGGGTACCGGGGTGGCCATCGCGCTGCCGGAGGGGTATGCGGCGTTCGTGCACCCGCGGTCCGGGCTGGCCGCCCGCAACGGGATCAGCATCGTCAACGCCCCCGGAACCGTCGATGCCGGCTACCGCGGAGAGATCAAGGTGTGCCTACTGAACACCGACCTCGAGCAGCCGGTGACCATCACACGCGGAGATCGGATCGCCCAGCTTGTGATCCAGCCGGTGAATAGGGCTGAGTTCGAACCAGTGGCACAATTGCCGCGTTCCATTCGGGGCGCTGGCGGGTACGGGTCCACCGGCGGGATCGTGGTCAACAACCAGCCAGCAGTCAGTCAGGAGCACGAGGCATGA
- a CDS encoding potassium channel family protein yields the protein MGCGRVGSMLARSLEKRGHSVAIIDMNTEAFRRLGPDFAGKTVKGVGFDREVLLESGINDAEAFAAVSSGDNSNILAARVVRETFNVDNVVARIYDPGRAEVYERLGIPTVATVRWTSDQVLRRLLPAGSEPQWRDPSGSVRLVEVHVNRSWVGQSIDQMEAATGARIPFLGRLGSGQVPRHSTIFQDGDLVYAAVEDRRLAEVEAILGDPPKGH from the coding sequence ATGGGTTGCGGTCGCGTCGGGTCGATGCTGGCGCGTTCGCTGGAGAAGCGCGGGCACAGCGTCGCCATCATCGACATGAACACCGAGGCGTTCCGCCGGCTCGGCCCGGACTTCGCTGGAAAGACGGTGAAGGGGGTCGGGTTCGACCGGGAGGTGCTGCTCGAGTCCGGGATCAACGATGCCGAGGCCTTCGCCGCCGTGTCGAGCGGTGACAACTCCAACATCCTGGCTGCCCGCGTGGTCAGGGAGACCTTCAACGTCGACAATGTGGTGGCCCGGATCTATGACCCCGGACGAGCCGAGGTCTACGAGCGGCTCGGCATCCCGACTGTGGCCACCGTCCGCTGGACCTCCGACCAGGTGCTGCGGCGGCTGCTGCCGGCCGGCTCGGAACCCCAGTGGCGTGACCCGTCCGGCTCGGTGCGACTGGTCGAGGTGCATGTGAACCGGTCCTGGGTCGGTCAGTCGATCGACCAGATGGAGGCCGCCACCGGCGCCAGGATCCCGTTCCTGGGCCGCCTCGGCTCCGGTCAGGTGCCGCGGCACTCCACCATCTTCCAGGACGGTGACCTGGTCTATGCCGCGGTCGAGGACCGGCGACTGGCCGAGGTCGAAGCCATCCTGGGCGATCCTCCGAAGGGACACTGA
- a CDS encoding potassium channel family protein, with amino-acid sequence MRVAIAGAGNVGRSIAAELVENGHEVLLIDREPAAIKPNSLPQAEWLLADACELSSLEEAGVDSCDVAIAATGDDKANLVMSLLAKTEFGVPRTVARVNHPKNEWLFNEVWGVDVAVSTPRLMSALVEEAVSVGDLVRLLTFHEGEANLVEMTLPPDSPAVGKQIGTMHWPGDVVLVAIIRDGHARPPDRDGSLEARDELLFVTAQDYERELGEMLSPKGVSPQIVTPSR; translated from the coding sequence ATGCGCGTCGCTATTGCCGGTGCCGGCAACGTCGGTCGGTCCATCGCGGCCGAGCTGGTCGAGAACGGTCATGAGGTGCTGCTGATCGACCGGGAGCCGGCCGCCATCAAGCCCAACAGCCTGCCGCAGGCGGAATGGCTGCTCGCCGACGCCTGCGAGCTGTCCTCGCTGGAGGAGGCCGGCGTCGACAGCTGCGATGTGGCCATCGCGGCCACCGGGGACGACAAGGCCAACCTGGTGATGTCGCTGCTCGCCAAGACCGAGTTCGGGGTGCCGCGCACGGTGGCTCGGGTCAACCATCCCAAGAACGAGTGGTTGTTCAACGAGGTCTGGGGGGTCGACGTCGCCGTCTCCACGCCCCGGTTGATGAGTGCTCTGGTGGAGGAGGCCGTCAGCGTCGGCGACCTGGTCAGGCTGCTGACCTTCCACGAGGGTGAGGCGAACCTGGTCGAGATGACCCTGCCGCCGGACAGCCCAGCCGTCGGCAAGCAGATCGGGACGATGCACTGGCCCGGCGACGTGGTCCTGGTCGCCATCATCCGCGACGGCCACGCCCGGCCGCCGGACCGGGACGGTTCGCTGGAGGCGAGGGACGAGCTCCTGTTCGTCACTGCGCAGGACTACGAGCGCGAGCTGGGCGAGATGCTCTCGCCGAAGGGTGTCAGCCCGCAGATCGTCACCCCGAGCCGCTGA
- a CDS encoding OB-fold nucleic acid binding domain-containing protein, protein MTEQHRTYKDDVKGRGNLFQRALRRLASSNAELESEELQRHVSEAGAVPISDCTDRQVVDLTGTISTVTIAPRGGHPSLEVELRDGSGAVTLVWLGRRSIPGVDPGRSIKILSGRVSCHEGSKIIYNPRYELLQTPTPR, encoded by the coding sequence ATGACCGAGCAGCATCGGACCTACAAGGACGATGTCAAGGGCCGGGGGAACCTCTTTCAGCGAGCGCTACGCCGGCTCGCATCGTCGAACGCCGAACTCGAGTCCGAGGAGTTGCAGCGCCACGTCTCGGAGGCCGGAGCGGTGCCGATCAGCGACTGCACCGACCGTCAGGTGGTTGACCTGACCGGCACGATCTCGACCGTCACCATCGCCCCTCGCGGAGGTCACCCCTCGCTCGAGGTCGAGCTGCGCGACGGCTCCGGCGCAGTCACGCTCGTCTGGCTCGGCCGCCGCAGCATCCCCGGCGTCGACCCTGGCCGGTCGATCAAGATCCTGTCCGGACGGGTCAGCTGTCACGAGGGCAGCAAGATCATCTACAACCCGCGGTACGAGCTGCTGCAGACCCCGACGCCTCGGTGA
- a CDS encoding HIT family protein yields the protein MAAVTDVICQIVAGELDAAVVTRNDDVIAFLDHRPVFKGHVLVAPVTHIDTLLDLPTALMPSLLTMAQQIAAAIGSALGAQGTFVAVNNVVSQSIPHLHVHVVPRTKGDGLRGFFWPRTRYADGEMDGYAKRIAAAL from the coding sequence ATGGCTGCTGTGACTGACGTGATCTGCCAGATCGTGGCCGGAGAGCTGGACGCCGCAGTGGTGACCAGGAACGACGACGTGATCGCCTTCCTCGACCACCGACCCGTCTTCAAGGGTCATGTGCTCGTCGCCCCGGTGACGCACATCGACACGCTGCTCGACCTGCCGACGGCGTTGATGCCGAGCCTGCTGACGATGGCCCAGCAGATCGCAGCAGCGATCGGTTCGGCGCTCGGAGCCCAGGGCACCTTCGTTGCGGTCAACAACGTGGTGAGTCAGTCCATCCCCCATCTGCACGTCCATGTTGTGCCCCGCACCAAGGGTGACGGGCTGCGCGGCTTCTTCTGGCCACGAACCAGGTACGCCGACGGCGAGATGGACGGCTACGCCAAGCGGATCGCGGCCGCCCTGTAG
- a CDS encoding class I SAM-dependent RNA methyltransferase produces MSSDPPLEVGPLRIGPVAHGGHCVARHDGRVIFVRHGLPGELVRVLITDQGTGRFWRGDVIEVIEASEDRVTPPCPISGPGGCGGCDFQHVALAAQRRLKAAVVAEQLHHLARIDWTGTVEPVPTTGGQGAEPSGLGWRTRMRYHVDAAGRLGMHRHRSHEVIPLPDQGCAIAAESSGLTDRHWPPGAEVQVVRATSGPVVLVNGRTLGEETQGGPAPVGGQRRPTVSVTERAVDRDWRVRADGFWQVHPAAADLLVRTVLEGLRPRPGEQAFDLYSGVGLFAGALADAGCRVWAVESGRSAVADARHNLADVADRVKLVAGRVDQRLAQLPGRSDLVVLDPPRSGAGRAVMQAIAARRPRSVAYVACDPAALGRDLGTAHDLGYDPESIRAFDLFPMTQHVECVAILTRR; encoded by the coding sequence ATGAGTAGCGACCCGCCGCTGGAGGTCGGCCCACTCCGGATCGGGCCGGTCGCCCACGGCGGTCACTGTGTGGCCCGGCACGACGGGCGGGTGATCTTCGTCCGGCACGGCTTGCCGGGCGAGCTGGTGCGGGTCCTGATCACCGACCAGGGCACGGGCCGGTTCTGGCGCGGCGATGTCATCGAGGTCATCGAGGCCAGCGAGGATCGAGTCACACCGCCCTGCCCGATCTCGGGCCCGGGCGGGTGTGGCGGCTGCGACTTCCAGCACGTCGCGCTCGCTGCGCAGCGCCGGCTCAAGGCCGCAGTAGTCGCCGAGCAGCTGCACCATCTGGCCAGGATCGACTGGACCGGTACGGTCGAGCCGGTGCCGACCACCGGCGGCCAGGGAGCAGAGCCTTCCGGGTTGGGCTGGCGGACCCGGATGCGCTACCACGTGGACGCGGCTGGACGGTTGGGGATGCACCGGCACCGTTCGCACGAGGTCATCCCGCTGCCCGACCAGGGTTGTGCGATCGCCGCAGAGAGTTCGGGCCTGACCGACCGGCACTGGCCGCCCGGTGCCGAGGTCCAGGTGGTGCGGGCGACGAGCGGTCCGGTGGTCCTGGTGAACGGACGGACGCTGGGCGAGGAGACCCAGGGCGGGCCGGCGCCGGTCGGGGGACAGCGGCGGCCGACGGTGTCGGTGACCGAACGGGCCGTCGACCGGGACTGGCGGGTGCGGGCCGACGGCTTTTGGCAGGTGCACCCGGCCGCCGCCGACCTGCTGGTGCGCACCGTGCTGGAAGGGCTGCGGCCGCGGCCGGGAGAACAGGCCTTCGACCTCTACAGCGGGGTCGGTCTGTTCGCGGGTGCGCTCGCCGACGCCGGCTGCAGGGTGTGGGCGGTCGAGTCCGGCCGCTCGGCGGTGGCTGACGCGCGGCACAACCTGGCCGATGTCGCTGACCGGGTGAAGCTGGTGGCCGGCCGGGTGGACCAGCGCCTGGCGCAGCTGCCCGGCCGGAGCGACCTTGTCGTCCTCGACCCCCCGCGGAGCGGGGCCGGACGGGCCGTGATGCAGGCGATCGCAGCACGGAGGCCACGGTCGGTCGCCTACGTCGCCTGCGACCCCGCGGCACTGGGACGCGATCTCGGCACTGCACACGACCTCGGCTACGACCCGGAATCCATCCGCGCGTTCGACCTGTTCCCGATGACACAGCACGTCGAGTGCGTCGCCATCCTGACGCGTCGGTGA
- a CDS encoding amino acid permease yields the protein MNLSDVGKRVLIGRKLRSTQLGETLLPKRIALPVFASDALSSVAYAPDEILLTLSLAGLAGYAFSWKIALLVAAVMLVVVASYRQNVHAYPSGGGDYEVATVNLGANAGLTVASALMVDYVLTVAVSISSGVQNAKTVAPFIEGHEGLIAAGVTLLLMALNLRGVRESGTLFAIPTYCFMVGILSMVLYGLFRIFVLGHAVEADSAKYGIQGDPRYTSFSGFVMIALLARAFSSGCAALTGVEAISNGVPAFRKPKSKNAATTLLLLGSVAVTMLVGVVLLANLTDLRLIDEPFSTYTLNGKPVDVVEQTAIGQLSRAVFSNFPPGFYFVIASTMIILFLAANTAFNGFPVLGSILARDGYLPRQLHTRGDRLAFSNGIIVLSFFAVVLILAFNADVTALIQLYVVGVFVSFTVSQLGMLRHWTRHLKTESDPAVRARMMRSRVINAVGLTMTGTVLIIVLLSKFVQGAYIAIIAMVVVFIVMKSIRRHYDNVARETAWVPGQSKTLPSRVRAVVLVSKLHKPTLQALAFAKAARPSTLEALTVEVDPEETERLVEHWDAADLDVPLKVVASPYREVTNPILDYVRNIRTDSPRDVVTVYIPEYVVGHWWEQVLHNQSALRLKARLLFTPGVMVTSVPYVLQSSGGTQRRLEREGVDRGLGRFGNE from the coding sequence GTGAACCTCTCCGACGTCGGCAAGCGCGTCCTGATCGGACGCAAGTTGCGGAGCACCCAGCTGGGCGAGACGCTACTGCCGAAACGCATCGCGTTGCCCGTGTTCGCCTCCGACGCGCTCTCGTCCGTGGCCTACGCTCCCGACGAGATCCTGCTGACCCTGTCCCTGGCCGGTCTGGCCGGCTACGCCTTCTCCTGGAAGATCGCGCTGCTGGTGGCGGCGGTGATGCTGGTGGTCGTCGCCTCCTACCGGCAGAACGTGCACGCCTACCCCTCGGGCGGCGGCGACTATGAGGTGGCGACGGTCAACCTGGGAGCGAACGCCGGCCTCACCGTGGCCAGCGCGCTGATGGTCGACTACGTGCTGACCGTTGCGGTGTCGATCTCGTCGGGGGTGCAGAACGCCAAGACGGTGGCCCCCTTCATCGAGGGCCACGAGGGTCTGATCGCGGCCGGCGTGACGCTGCTGCTGATGGCACTGAACCTGCGGGGAGTGCGCGAGTCCGGCACCCTGTTCGCCATTCCCACGTACTGCTTCATGGTCGGGATCTTGTCGATGGTGCTCTACGGTCTGTTCCGGATCTTCGTTCTCGGTCACGCTGTCGAGGCCGACAGTGCGAAATACGGGATCCAGGGGGACCCGCGGTATACCTCCTTCAGCGGGTTCGTCATGATCGCGTTGCTGGCTCGAGCGTTCTCTTCCGGCTGCGCCGCCTTGACCGGTGTCGAGGCGATCTCGAACGGAGTGCCCGCCTTCCGGAAGCCCAAGAGCAAGAACGCTGCAACCACTCTGCTCCTGCTCGGCTCGGTTGCCGTCACCATGCTGGTCGGGGTGGTGCTGCTGGCGAACCTGACCGATCTGAGGCTGATCGACGAGCCGTTCTCCACCTACACCCTCAATGGGAAGCCGGTGGACGTCGTGGAGCAGACGGCCATCGGGCAGCTGTCCCGTGCGGTCTTCTCGAACTTCCCGCCCGGCTTCTACTTCGTCATCGCCTCAACGATGATCATCCTGTTCCTGGCGGCTAACACCGCCTTCAACGGCTTCCCGGTGCTCGGATCCATCCTGGCCCGTGACGGCTACCTGCCCCGCCAGCTGCACACCCGGGGTGACCGGCTGGCGTTCAGCAACGGCATCATCGTCTTGTCGTTCTTCGCGGTGGTCCTGATTCTCGCCTTCAACGCCGACGTCACGGCACTGATCCAGCTGTATGTGGTCGGCGTGTTCGTCTCGTTCACCGTCAGCCAGCTCGGCATGCTGCGGCACTGGACCCGGCACCTGAAGACCGAGTCGGACCCGGCCGTGCGGGCCCGGATGATGAGATCGCGGGTGATCAACGCCGTCGGCCTGACGATGACCGGGACGGTGTTGATCATCGTGCTGCTGTCCAAGTTCGTCCAGGGTGCCTACATCGCGATCATCGCCATGGTGGTGGTCTTCATCGTGATGAAGTCGATCCGACGCCACTACGACAACGTTGCACGGGAGACCGCCTGGGTGCCCGGCCAGTCCAAGACGCTGCCGAGCCGAGTGCGTGCCGTCGTCCTGGTCAGCAAGCTGCACAAGCCGACCCTGCAGGCGCTGGCGTTCGCCAAGGCCGCCCGTCCGTCCACCCTGGAGGCGCTGACGGTGGAGGTCGACCCCGAGGAGACCGAGCGGCTGGTCGAGCACTGGGATGCGGCCGACCTCGACGTCCCGCTCAAGGTGGTGGCCTCGCCCTACCGGGAGGTGACCAACCCGATCCTCGACTACGTGAGGAACATTCGCACTGACAGCCCGCGCGACGTGGTCACCGTCTACATCCCCGAGTACGTGGTCGGGCACTGGTGGGAGCAGGTCCTGCACAACCAGAGTGCGCTGCGGCTGAAGGCGAGACTGCTGTTCACACCAGGGGTGATGGTGACCTCGGTGCCCTACGTCCTGCAGTCCTCGGGCGGGACGCAGCGCCGGTTGGAGCGCGAGGGTGTCGACCGTGGGCTGGGCCGATTCGGCAATGAGTAG
- a CDS encoding DUF3093 domain-containing protein: MHFRERLSVPLAYWVILGLFTLSMMAAFFFYLGPGWAIGVGALTLLAIGAVFWAASTVIEVGDGAVRVGRAMIEFGYLKNASSLTEAEMRLRRGPGADARAFLVLRPYVGTGVELTLDDPDDPVPYWLVASRRPVELAAAVQSHLAERPTR, encoded by the coding sequence ATGCACTTTCGCGAACGTCTCTCTGTACCGTTGGCCTACTGGGTGATCCTCGGGCTGTTCACGCTGTCGATGATGGCCGCGTTCTTCTTCTACCTGGGCCCTGGCTGGGCGATCGGCGTCGGCGCGTTGACGCTGCTGGCGATCGGGGCTGTCTTCTGGGCGGCAAGCACGGTCATCGAAGTCGGCGACGGAGCTGTCCGGGTGGGCCGGGCCATGATCGAGTTCGGCTACCTCAAGAACGCGTCCAGCCTGACAGAAGCAGAGATGCGGCTACGGCGCGGGCCCGGGGCGGACGCCCGGGCGTTCCTGGTGCTGCGGCCCTATGTCGGCACCGGAGTAGAGCTGACGTTGGACGATCCCGACGACCCCGTCCCGTACTGGTTGGTGGCGAGCCGGCGGCCGGTCGAGCTGGCTGCGGCGGTGCAGAGCCACCTTGCTGAGCGGCCCACGCGCTGA
- a CDS encoding DUF3159 domain-containing protein, translated as MTGSPSPTEEPDREPSERPRFRYVEELVRHELSSSLGGLRGMAEGALPFIAFTCAWVVGRQLYPALAAAVIVALVLGLLRLLQRQSLKFVAQTIFPTALAALIAARTGRAEDAFLPGILYNGALALLSILTILIRKPLVGFIIGAATGDPTGWARDRGLVRMTAKLTAVLAVPYVLRFVVQLPLYLSGQVVALGVAKVALGWPLLLGALFVIGLLLSRGRTPIEDSVLVRTEGNG; from the coding sequence GTGACCGGCTCACCGTCGCCGACGGAGGAGCCGGACCGCGAGCCGTCGGAGCGGCCGCGTTTCCGCTACGTCGAAGAGCTGGTCCGTCACGAGCTGTCGAGTTCGCTCGGCGGTCTACGGGGGATGGCTGAGGGTGCCCTGCCGTTCATCGCCTTCACGTGCGCGTGGGTGGTCGGCAGACAGCTCTATCCGGCGCTGGCTGCCGCCGTCATCGTCGCCCTCGTGCTCGGTCTGCTCCGGCTGCTGCAGCGGCAGTCGCTCAAGTTCGTCGCCCAGACGATCTTCCCGACCGCACTGGCCGCGCTGATCGCGGCCCGCACCGGCCGCGCGGAGGACGCCTTCCTGCCGGGCATCCTCTACAACGGCGCCCTGGCGCTGCTGTCCATCCTCACGATCCTGATCCGCAAGCCGCTGGTCGGCTTCATCATCGGCGCCGCCACCGGCGACCCGACCGGCTGGGCGAGGGACCGCGGCCTGGTCCGGATGACGGCGAAGCTGACCGCCGTGCTCGCCGTGCCGTATGTGCTGCGCTTCGTGGTCCAGCTGCCGCTCTATCTCAGCGGCCAGGTGGTGGCGCTGGGGGTGGCCAAGGTCGCACTCGGCTGGCCGTTGCTTCTCGGCGCCCTGTTCGTGATCGGCCTGCTGCTGTCCCGCGGACGGACACCGATCGAGGACTCTGTCCTCGTACGCACCGAGGGCAACGGGTAG
- a CDS encoding aconitate hydratase, which translates to MSVNSFGAKASLQVNDESYEIFRLDAVEGADKLPYSLKILLENLLRTEDGANITADDIRALAGWNAAAEPDTEIQFTPARVIMQDFTGVPAVVDLATMREAMADLGGDATKINPLAPAELVIDHSVIADVFGTADSFARNVEIEYGRNKERYQFLRWGQTAFDDFKVVPPGTGIVHQVNIEHLARVVFSRDVDGATQAYPDTCVGTDSHTTMVNGLGVVGWGVGGIEAEAAMLGQPVSMLIPRVVGFKLSGRLPEGATATDLVLTITEILRKHGVVGKFVEFYGPGVSEVPLANRATIGNMSPEYGSTIAVFPIDSKTTDYLRLTGRSEQQIALVEKYAKEQGLWHDDDREPIYSEYLELDLSTVVPSIAGPKRPQDRVSLAHSKVGFRAALADYVKEPEEGYDESVVESFPASDPPSHAHGNGAAAPKEFGEHSPKDLGRPSNPASVTLDGAEHRIDHGVVTIAAITSCTNTSNPSVMLGAALVAKKAVEKGLTRKPWVKTTLAPGSKVVMDYYERAGLTPYLDKLGFNLVGYGCTTCIGNSGPLIPEVSAAVNQNDLAAVSVLSGNRNFEGRINPDVKMNYLASPPLVVVYALAGTMDIDLYHEPLGVDSDGNDVFMADIWPTEAEIDEVVASSIGAEMFAKDYADVFAGDQQWQSLPTPEGQVFEWDDESTYVRKPPYFDGMPAEPEPVTDIAGARVLLKLGDSITTDHISPAGAIKADSPAGAYLTEHGIARGDFNSYGSRRGNHEVMIRGTFANIRLRNQLAPGTEGGFTRDFTQGDGPVSTVYEASANYLAGGTPLVVLAGKEYGSGSSRDWAAKGTALLGVRAVIAESYERIHRSNLIGMGVLPLQFPEGASADSLGLTGEETFDISGVTALNDGTTPKTVKVTAQGVGEPVVFDAVVRIDTPGEADYYRNGGIMQYVLRSLRNRG; encoded by the coding sequence ATGAGTGTCAACAGTTTTGGCGCGAAAGCCAGCCTGCAGGTCAACGACGAGTCATATGAGATCTTCCGACTCGATGCCGTCGAGGGGGCCGACAAGCTCCCGTACAGCCTCAAGATCCTGCTGGAGAACCTGCTCCGCACGGAGGATGGCGCCAACATCACCGCGGACGACATCAGGGCGTTGGCGGGATGGAACGCTGCAGCGGAGCCCGACACGGAGATCCAGTTCACCCCGGCGCGGGTGATCATGCAGGACTTCACCGGCGTACCGGCAGTCGTCGACCTGGCCACGATGCGTGAGGCGATGGCCGACCTCGGCGGCGACGCGACCAAGATCAACCCGCTGGCCCCGGCAGAGCTGGTCATCGACCACTCGGTGATCGCGGACGTCTTCGGCACCGCAGACTCGTTCGCCCGCAACGTGGAGATCGAGTACGGCCGCAACAAGGAGCGCTATCAGTTCCTGCGGTGGGGGCAGACGGCCTTCGACGACTTCAAGGTCGTGCCGCCCGGCACCGGGATCGTGCACCAGGTCAACATCGAGCACCTGGCTCGGGTCGTCTTCTCCCGCGACGTGGACGGCGCCACCCAGGCGTACCCGGACACCTGCGTCGGCACCGACTCACACACCACCATGGTCAACGGTCTGGGCGTGGTGGGCTGGGGAGTCGGCGGGATCGAGGCCGAGGCGGCCATGCTGGGCCAGCCGGTGTCGATGCTCATTCCGCGGGTGGTCGGGTTCAAGCTGTCCGGGCGGCTGCCGGAGGGCGCCACCGCGACCGACCTGGTGCTGACGATCACCGAGATCCTGCGCAAGCACGGCGTGGTCGGCAAGTTCGTCGAGTTCTACGGACCTGGCGTCTCTGAGGTGCCGCTGGCCAACCGGGCGACCATCGGCAACATGAGCCCCGAGTACGGCTCCACCATCGCCGTCTTCCCGATCGACAGCAAGACCACCGACTATCTGCGGCTGACGGGCCGCAGCGAGCAGCAGATCGCCCTGGTGGAGAAGTACGCCAAGGAGCAGGGACTATGGCACGACGACGACCGTGAGCCGATCTACTCCGAATACCTCGAGCTCGACCTGTCCACGGTGGTGCCGAGCATCGCCGGTCCGAAGCGCCCGCAGGACCGGGTGTCGCTGGCTCACTCCAAGGTCGGCTTCCGGGCGGCGCTGGCCGACTACGTCAAGGAGCCGGAGGAGGGCTACGACGAGTCGGTGGTCGAGAGCTTCCCGGCGTCCGACCCGCCCTCGCACGCGCACGGCAACGGTGCCGCTGCGCCGAAGGAGTTCGGCGAACACTCGCCGAAGGACCTCGGCCGGCCGAGCAACCCGGCGTCCGTGACGCTCGACGGGGCCGAACACCGGATTGATCATGGTGTGGTCACCATTGCGGCGATCACGTCCTGCACCAACACGTCCAACCCCAGTGTGATGCTGGGCGCGGCACTGGTGGCGAAGAAGGCCGTCGAGAAGGGCCTGACCCGCAAGCCGTGGGTCAAGACCACGCTGGCTCCCGGGTCGAAGGTGGTGATGGACTACTACGAGCGCGCCGGTCTCACGCCCTATCTGGACAAGCTGGGCTTCAACCTGGTGGGCTACGGCTGCACCACCTGCATCGGCAACTCCGGACCGTTGATCCCCGAGGTCAGCGCGGCGGTGAACCAGAATGATCTTGCCGCAGTGTCCGTGCTGTCGGGCAACCGCAACTTCGAGGGCCGGATCAACCCGGATGTGAAGATGAACTACCTGGCCAGCCCGCCGCTGGTGGTGGTCTACGCGCTCGCCGGGACGATGGACATCGACCTCTACCACGAGCCGCTCGGCGTCGACAGTGACGGCAACGACGTCTTCATGGCTGACATCTGGCCCACCGAGGCGGAGATCGACGAGGTGGTCGCCTCCTCGATCGGTGCGGAGATGTTCGCCAAGGACTACGCCGACGTCTTCGCCGGTGACCAGCAGTGGCAGTCGTTGCCGACGCCCGAGGGCCAGGTCTTCGAATGGGACGACGAGTCCACCTATGTCCGCAAGCCGCCGTACTTCGACGGGATGCCCGCCGAGCCGGAGCCGGTCACCGACATCGCCGGGGCGCGGGTGCTGCTCAAGCTGGGTGACTCGATCACCACCGACCACATCAGCCCGGCGGGGGCGATCAAGGCCGACAGCCCGGCAGGTGCCTACCTGACCGAGCACGGCATCGCCCGGGGAGACTTCAACTCCTACGGCTCGCGGCGCGGCAACCATGAGGTGATGATCCGCGGCACCTTCGCCAACATCCGGCTGCGCAACCAGCTGGCGCCGGGGACCGAGGGTGGCTTCACCCGCGACTTCACCCAGGGCGACGGTCCGGTGAGCACCGTCTACGAGGCCTCGGCCAACTACCTGGCCGGCGGCACTCCGCTGGTCGTGCTGGCCGGCAAGGAGTATGGCTCGGGCAGCTCGCGGGACTGGGCCGCCAAGGGCACCGCCCTGCTCGGGGTGCGTGCGGTCATCGCAGAGTCGTACGAGCGGATCCACCGGTCGAACCTGATCGGGATGGGCGTTCTGCCGCTGCAGTTCCCGGAGGGCGCGAGCGCTGACTCGCTCGGCCTCACCGGGGAGGAGACCTTCGACATCAGCGGGGTCACGGCCCTCAACGACGGCACCACCCCGAAGACGGTCAAGGTGACCGCCCAGGGGGTCGGAGAGCCTGTGGTGTTCGACGCCGTGGTTCGGATCGACACCCCGGGCGAGGCCGACTACTACCGCAACGGCGGGATCATGCAGTACGTGCTGCGGTCGCTGCGGAACAGGGGCTGA
- a CDS encoding DUF3710 domain-containing protein has product MIFRRKKSVDADEDAGRDTIADEVETPGQDQPEDADHTGEGPTDGEAETSAAELDVAALDAQEWRSGGPFDITEVTGRDSDGDDEEVPDEDSEGGPRIDLGSMILTGFDGMELRLQMSEETNQIISAMMIKDDSALEVAAFAAPRSGGLWPELREEMVEHAAEHGGSAAMVEGPFGVELRRLLPVSTPDGDQGYQPSRMWVVEGPRWLLRGIVYGRAALEDGVDAPVDVLFDSFRSIIVRRGLEAKAPGDLLPLSLPQNLAPAQGDADL; this is encoded by the coding sequence ATGATCTTCAGGCGCAAGAAGAGCGTCGACGCGGACGAGGACGCCGGCCGCGACACCATCGCCGACGAGGTCGAGACCCCCGGCCAGGACCAGCCCGAGGACGCGGACCACACCGGAGAGGGCCCCACCGACGGCGAGGCGGAGACGTCCGCGGCAGAGCTGGATGTGGCGGCGCTGGACGCGCAGGAATGGCGCTCGGGCGGCCCCTTCGACATCACCGAGGTGACGGGCCGGGACTCCGACGGTGACGACGAGGAGGTGCCCGACGAGGACAGCGAAGGCGGGCCCCGGATCGACCTGGGAAGCATGATCCTGACCGGCTTCGACGGGATGGAGCTGCGGCTGCAGATGTCGGAGGAGACGAACCAGATCATCTCCGCGATGATGATCAAGGACGACTCGGCGCTCGAGGTGGCTGCCTTCGCCGCACCGCGCAGTGGCGGCCTATGGCCGGAGCTGCGCGAGGAGATGGTGGAGCACGCCGCCGAGCACGGGGGTTCGGCTGCCATGGTGGAGGGCCCGTTCGGCGTGGAGTTGCGCCGGCTGCTGCCGGTCTCCACCCCCGACGGCGACCAGGGCTACCAACCGTCGCGGATGTGGGTGGTCGAGGGGCCACGCTGGTTGCTGCGCGGCATCGTCTACGGCCGGGCCGCACTCGAGGACGGCGTCGACGCGCCGGTCGACGTGCTGTTCGACTCGTTTCGCAGCATCATCGTCCGGCGTGGTCTGGAGGCCAAGGCGCCCGGCGACCTGCTGCCGCTGTCGTTGCCTCAGAATTTAGCGCCCGCTCAGGGAGACGCTGACCTGTGA